The proteins below are encoded in one region of Triticum aestivum cultivar Chinese Spring chromosome 1B, IWGSC CS RefSeq v2.1, whole genome shotgun sequence:
- the LOC123080725 gene encoding uncharacterized protein yields the protein MPADATAAGQAKTGKRPGSRRGEAGRGGGQPSAGESGDAADGCREARWDVGKVAAPVCEAAGRAHARSARRRSWEESERRHGDLVGERQEDDDELSRRRARRPRYFKCKTEKNAHTCTSTGSPPRVRVRRRRRRRLALPRGAEAVMARRPYLRQRSSRTRPNPRTTSLTSYFLPNARHSPPSSPTSVMENPPLRLSASPGPLAGAAGRTQYLPSMPLQLAGAKSIALSISSGHLHGCTPTVRSIDPTDRREWRERGDVVFSTILNY from the exons ATGCCCGCGGACGCCACCGCTGCCGGCCAGGCCAAAACCGG AAAACGCCCGGGCTCCaggcggggcgaggcggggcgaggcggaggGCAGCCAAGCGCGGGGGAGAGTGGAGATGCCGCCGACGGCTGTCGGGAGGCTCGCTGGGACGTCGGCAAGGTGGCGGCCCCGGTGTGTGAAGCGGCGGGCAGAGCACACGCGAGGTCGGCCAGGAGGAGGAGCTGGGAGGAGAGCGAGCGGCGTCATGGCGATCTCGTCGGCGAGCgacaggaggacgacgacgagctgAGCCGGAGGAGGGCGAGGCGTCCACGTTACTTTAAGTGCAAAACAGAGAAAAACGCACACACCTGCACAAGCACGGGCTCTCCTCCTCGCGTACGGgtacggcgccgccgccgccgccgtcttgcgcTGCCGCGCGGAGCGGAGGCCGTGATGGCGAGGCGGCCCTACCTCCGGCAGCGCTCCTCCCGGACCAGACCCAACCCCCGCACCACCAGCTTGACCTCCTATTTCCTTCCCAACGCCCGGCACAGCCCGCCCTCCTCTCCGACTTCTGTCATGGAGAACCCTCCTCTCCGACTTTCGGCCTCTCCCGGACCTCTGGCCGGTGCTGCAGGACGTACACAATACCTGCCCTCCATGCCATTGCAACTTGCAGGCGCGAAGTCCATCGCCTTGTCTATATCCAGCGGCCATCTACACGGCTGCACGCCAACTGTTCGGTCAATTGACCCAACAGACAGGAG AGAATGGAGAGAAAGAGGAGATGTTGTCTTCAGCACGATACTGAACTATTGA